The following are encoded together in the Jaculus jaculus isolate mJacJac1 chromosome 3, mJacJac1.mat.Y.cur, whole genome shotgun sequence genome:
- the LOC101605372 gene encoding olfactory receptor 502-like, with product MEFLAHGNHTAVTEFILLGLTDDPVLRVILFMVILGIYLVTVFGNLSTILLIRFSSQLHHPMYFFLSHLASADMGFSSSVTPNMLVNFLVERNTISYLGCAIQLGAAAFFGTVECFVLAAMAYDRFVAICSPLLYLFKMSSQVCVRLLAVTYVGAFLNASSFTISFFSFVFCGPKAVNHFFCDFAPLVELSCSDVSVSTVIPSISAGTVVVTTVIAIAVSYTYILITILKMRSTEGRQKAFSTCTSHLIAVTLFYGTVTFIYVMPKSSFSTDQNKVVSVFYMVVIPMLNPLIYSLRNNEIKGALRRLLGRKTFS from the coding sequence ATGGAATTCCTGGCACATGGGAACCACACTGCAGTGACGGAGTTCATTTTACTGGGCTTAACAGATGACCCAGTCCTGCGGGTCATCCTCTTCATGGTCATCCTGGGCATCTACCTGGTGACTGTTTTTGGCAACCTCAGCACAATCCTTCTTATCAGATTCTCTTCTCAGCTCCATCACCCCATGTACTTTTTCCTGAGCCACTTGGCTTCTGCTGACATGGGCTTTTCGTCCTCTGTCACACCCAACATGCTTGTGAACTTCCTGGTGGAGAGGAACACCATCTCCTACCTGGGATGTGCCATCCAGCTTGGCGCAGCCGCTTTCTTTGGGACAGTGGAGTGCTTTGTTCTTGCTGCCATGGCCTATGATCGCTTTGTGGCCATCTGCAGCCCACTGCTGTATTTATTCAAAATGTCCTCACAAGTCTGTGTGCGGTTGCTTGCAGTAACTTATGTAGGGGCATTTCTTAATGCTTCTTCCTTcaccatttccttcttttcttttgtcttctgtgGTCCAAAAGCAGTTAatcattttttctgtgattttgctCCTTTAGTTGAACTCTCCTGTTCTGATGTCAGTGTCTCCACAGTTATTCCTTCAATATCTGCTGGCACAGTGGTTGTGACTACAGTGATTGCCATAGCCGTCTCCTACACCTACATCCTCATCACCATCCTGAAGATGCGCTCCACGGAGGGCCGCCAGAAGGCCTTCTCCACCTGCACCTCCCACCTCATTGCAGTCACTCTGTTCTATGGGACCGTCACATTCATTTATGTGATGCCCAAGTCCAGCTTCTCCACTGACCAGAACAAGGTGGTGTCCGTGTTCTACATGGTGGTGATCCCCATGTTGAACCCCCTCATCTACAGCCTGAGGAATAATGAGATTAAGGGTGCTCTAAGAAGACTGCTTGGTaggaaaacattttcttaa
- the LOC101598228 gene encoding 28S ribosomal protein S7, mitochondrial-like, giving the protein MAARTVWAAGRCSEQAGAVNRAVRRLPGLTQVRWSRYGPEFRDPLTDKGHCRKPAAELTEEEKYDQDLGKTQLIKAAPAAQTCSAFADPVISKSTNMMMKGGSKVLARSLMAQTLEAVERKQFEKYHAASAEEQATIERNPYTIFHQALKNCEPVIGLVPILKGGHFYQVPVPLSDRRRRFLAMKWMIKDCRENKPRRTLMPEKLSYELLEAFANKGPVIKRKHDMHKMAEANRALAHYRWW; this is encoded by the coding sequence atggctgcGCGCACAGTGTGGGCTGCGGGGCGCTGCTCGGAGCAGGCCGGGGCCGTGAACCGTGCGGTCCGGAGGCTTCCGGGGCTCACCCAGGTGAGGTGGAGCCGCTATGGTCCTGAGTTCAGGGATCCGTTGACTGACAAAGGACATTGCCGCAAGCCTGCAGCGGAGCTCACTGAAGAGGAGAAATATGATCAGGATCTCGGGAAAACCCAGCTCATCAAAGCCGCGCCAGCGGCACAAACGTGCTCTGCATTTGCAGATCCAGTGATCAGTAAATCCACCAACATGATGATGAAAGGAGGAAGCAAAGTACTGGCCAGATCTCTCATGGCTCAGACCCTGGAAGCTGTGGAAAGGAAACAGTTTGAGAAGTACCATGCTGCTTCTGCAGAGGAACAAGCAACCATTGAACGCAACCCCTACACCATCTTCCACCAGGCACTGAAAAACTGCGAGCCTGTGATTGGGCTGGTACCCATCCTCAAAGGTGGCCATTTCTACCAGGTCCCTGTGCCCTTATCTGACCGACGTCGTCGCTTCCTAGCCATGAAGTGGATGATCAAGGACTGCCGAGAGAACAAGCCTCGGCGGACACTGATGCCAGAGAAGCTGTCATATGAGCTGCTGGAGGCTTTTGCAAACAAGGGCCCTGTGATCAAGAGGAAGCAcgatatgcacaagatggcagagGCCAACCGTGCCCTGGCCCACTACCGCTGGTGGTAG
- the LOC101598527 gene encoding olfactory receptor 502-like, with product MDFLADGNHTAVMEFILVGLTDDPVLRVILFIVILGIYLVTVFGNLSTILLIRVSSQLHHPMYFFLSHLAFADIGYSSSVTPNMLVNFLVERNTISYLGCGIQLGAAAFFGTVECCILAAMAYDRFVAICSPLLYSTKMSTRVCVHLLVVAYVGGFLNASSFTLSFFSFVFCGPNKINHFFCDFAPLVELSCSDVSVYIVVSSISTGTVIVATVIVIGISYIYILTTILKMRSTEGRHKAFSTCTSHLTAVTLFFGTVTLIYVMPKSSFSTEQNKVLSVFYVVVIPMLNPLIYSLRNNEIKNALKKKLDGKLFS from the coding sequence ATGGATTTCCTGGCAGATGGGAACCACACTGCAGTGATGGAGTTCATTTTAGTAGGTTTAACAGATGACCCAGTCCTGCGGGTCATCCTCTTCATCGTCATCCTGGGCATCTACCTGGTGACTGTGTTTGGCAACCTCAGCACAATCCTTCTCATCAGGGTCTCTTCTCAGCTCCATCACCCCATGTACTTTTTCCTGAGCCACTTGGCTTTTGCTGACATAGGCTATTCATCCTCTGTCACACCCAACATGCTTGTGAACTTCCTGGTGGAGAGGAACACCATCTCCTACCTGGGATGTGGCATCCAGCTTGGCGCAGCTGCTTTCTTTGGGACAGTGGAGTGCTGCATTCTGGCTGCCATGGCCTATGATCGCTTTGTGGCCATCTGCAGCCCACTGCTTTACTCAACCAAAATGTCCACACGAGTCTGTGTCCATTTACTTGTAGTAGCCTATGTAGGtggttttcttaatgcttcctccttcaccctttccttcttttcttttgtcttctgtgGACCAAATAAAATCAatcatttcttctgtgattttgctcCTTTGGTTGAACTCTCCTGTTCTGATGTCAGTGTCTACATAGTTGTTTCCTCCATTTCTACTGGCACAGTCATTGTGGCCACAGTGATTGTCATAGGCATCTCCTACATCTACATCCTCACCACCATCCTGAAGATGCGCTCCACGGAGGGCCGCCACAAGGCCTTCTCCACCTGCACCTCCCACCTCACTGCCGTCACTCTGTTCTTTGGGACAGTCACATTAATTTATGTGATGCCCAAGTCCAGCTTCTCTACTGAGCAGAATAAGGTGTTATCTGTATTCTATGTTGTGGTGATCCCCATGTTGAACCCCCTCATCTATAGTCTCAGGAATAATGAGATTAAGAATGCGCTGAAGAAAAAGCTTGATGGGAAACTATTTTCTTAG
- the LOC101605084 gene encoding olfactory receptor 491: MEGVNHTKVTEFIILGLTEDPTLCVFFFVVFLGIYVVTLLGNISIITLIRSCPQLHTPMYLFLSHLAFVDIGYSTSVTPIMLIGFVSPRMALPVAACETQLCSVVTFGTAECFLLAAMAYDRYVAICSPLLYSTHMSPEVCFLLVGASYAGGCVNAWTFTSCLLSLSFCGPNQVDHFFCDFSPLLKLSCSDVTIIEIIPSISSGSIIVVTVIVIAVSYIYILITILKMRSTEGRHKAFSTCTSHLTAVTLYYGTITFIYVMPKSSYSTQQNRVVSLFYTVVIPMLNPLIYSLRNRDVKEALRKATVKMYS; this comes from the coding sequence ATGGAGGGTGTAAACCACACCAAAGTGACAGAGTTCATCATTTTGGGGTTAACAGAGGATCCAACtttgtgtgttttcttctttgttgtaTTTCTGGGAATATATGTTGTCACCTTACTAGGCAATATCAGCATCATCACTTTAATAAGAAGTTGTCCCCAGCTCCACACCCCCATGTACCTATTCCTTAGTCATCTGGCTTTTGTAGACATTGGTTATTCCACATCAGTCACACCTATTATGCTAATAGGATTTGTTTCACCTAGAATGGCTCTCCCTGTGGCTGCCTGTGAAACTCAACTCTGTTCTGTGGTGACATTTGGGACAGCCGAGTGCTTTCTTCTGGCAGCTATGGCCTATGATCGTTATGTGGCCATCTGTTCTCCCCTGCTCTATTCCACACATATGTCCCCCGAAGTCTGTTTTCTCTTAGTTGGGGCTTCCTATGCTGGTGGTTGTGTGAATGCTTGGACATTTACTAGTTGTTTATTGAGTCTGTCCTTCTGTGGGCCAAATCAGGTAGATCATTTTTTCTGTGACTTCTCCCCTTTGTTGAAACTTTCCTGTTCAGATGTCACCattattgaaataattccctccATCTCTTCTGGCTCCATCATTGTGGTTACAGTGATTGTTATAGCTGTCTCCTACATCTACATCCTCATCACCATCCTGAAGATGCGCTCTACTGAGGGCCGCCACAAGGCCTTCTCCACCTGCACCTCCCACCTCACTGCGGTCACTCTCTATTATGGAACCATCACATTCATTTATGTGATGCCCAAGTCCAGCTACTCAACTCAACAGAACAGGGTGGTGTCCCTCTTCTACACAGTGGTGATCCCCATGTTGAACCCTCTTATCTATAGTCTGAGGAATAGAGATGTAAAAGAGGCCTTAAGAAAGGCAACTGTGAAAATGTATTCATAG
- the LOC101605665 gene encoding olfactory receptor 502-like has protein sequence MDFLADGNHTAVTEFILLGLTDDPVLRVFLFIVILGIYLVTVSGNLSTILLIRVSSQLHHPMYFFLSHLASADIGCSSSVTPNMLVNFLVERNPISYLGCGIQHGTAAFFGTMECFLLAAMAYDRFVAICSPLLYSTRMSTRVCVHLLAVAYVGGFLNACCFTVSFFSFIFCGPKRINHFYCDFAPLVELSCSDVTVSAIIPSISTGTVVVTTVIIIAVSYIYILITILKMRSTEGRHKAFSTCTSHLTAVTLYYGTVTFIYVMPKSSFSTDQNKVVSVFYMVVIPMLNPLIYSLRNNEIKGALKRHLGRKIFS, from the coding sequence ATGGATTTCCTGGCAGATGGGAACCACACTGCAGTGACGGAGTTCATTTTACTGGGCTTAACAGATGACCCAGTCCTGCGAGTCTTCCTCTTCATCGTCATCCTGGGCATCTACCTAGTGACTGTGTCTGGAAACCTCAGCACAATCCTTCTCATCAGGGTCTCTTCTCAGCTCCATCACCCCATGTACTTTTTCCTGAGCCACTTGGCTTCTGCTGACATAGGCTGTTCATCCTCTGTCACACCCAACATGCTTGTGAACTTCCTGGTGGAGAGGAACCCCATCTCCTACCTGGGATGTGGCATCCAGCATGGCACAGCTGCTTTCTTTGGGACAATGGAGTGCTTCCTTTTGGCTGCCATGGCCTATGATCGCTTTGTGGCCATCTGCAGCCCACTGCTTTACTCAACAAGAATGTCCACACGAGTCTGTGTCCATTTACTTGCAGTAGCCTATGTAGGTGGTTTTCTTAATGCTTGCTGCTTTAccgtttccttcttttcttttatcttctgtGGACCAAAGAGAATCAATCATTTTTACTGTGATTTTGCTCCTTTAGTTGAACTCTCCTGTTCTGATGTTACAGTCTCTGCAATTATACCCTCAATTTCTACTGGCACAGTGGTTGTGACTACAGTGATTATCATAGCCGTCTCCTACATCTACATCCTCATCACCATCCTGAAGATGCGCTCCACTGAGGGCCGCCACAAGGCCTTCTCCACCTGCACCTCCCACCTCACTGCCGTCACTCTGTACTATGGGACCGTCACATTCATTTATGTGATGCCCAAGTCCAGCTTCTCCACTGACCAGAACAAGGTGGTGTCCGTATTCTACATGGTGGTAATCCCCATGTTGAACCCCCTCATCTACAGCCTGAGAAATAATGAGATTAAGGGAGCCCTGAAAAGACACCTtggtagaaaaatattttcttag